The DNA window TGGCCGTTTCCGACCTCGACACCGCGCTTTCAGAGCTCACACCGTTCGGGCTTCCTGTCGTCATCAAGGCCGATGGCCTGGCAGCTGGCAAGGGTGTGGTCGTTGCTCAGACGAGAGAAGCCGCCGAGAACGCGCTTCGTTCGTTCCTGCTGGACCGCTCGCTTGGCGAGGCTGGCGCTTGCTGCCTGATCGAGGAGTATCTTGCCGGAACCGAGCTTTCGGTCTTCGCGCTTTGCGACGGCGTCACGACCCGGCTCTTCTCCAATGCCTGTGACTACAAGCGCGTCGGCGATAACGACACGGGACCGAACACGGGCGGCATGGGCGCCTATTCGCCCGCCCCATTCGCAACTTCCGAGCTCCTGGACGAGATCATGACCACCATCATCGAGCCCACCACCGCCGCGATGCGCGCCGCGGGAGCCCCGATGATCGGAGTCATCTATGCGGGGCTGATGGTGACAGCCGACGGCCCAAAGGTCATCGAGTTCAACTGCCGCTTCGGCGATCCGGAAACCCAAGTCATGCTCCCGTTGCTGCGGAACGATCTTGCGGACCTGCTCTATCGCGCCGCGACCGGAGAACTGCACACCGTGGAGTCGATCGATCGGTCGAACGGCGCTGCGGTCGGGGTAGTCTTGGCCGCTGGTGGCTATCCTGGCGCATATGAGACCGGCCAACGTATCGAAGGGCTCGAAGAGCGGGTCGACCGAACCGTCGTCTTCCAGGCCGGGACACGCCAGGACGCGCATGGGGATATCGTGACCGCTGGTGGCCGCGTGCTGACCGTCGTTGGCACGGGTGTGGACCTGGCCGAGGCACGTGAACGTGCCTACGACCGAGTGGAAACCATCTCGTTCGAGGGAATGCACTTCCGAAGCGACATCGCAACACGCGAAATCACCGCAAACGAGACACCAGAGCGTCGAGGCGCTGTCCGGGTTACGCCTGAATGACCTCGAGCAGTTGCACCTCGGCAGTCGCCGTAACCGTCCGCATGTTTTCGGCAATTGCTTCCAGGTGCGTCCGCACGGGATCCTTGCCAATGCCCACCGGCGCATAGATGCAGACCGCCACACTGGTCGTCTCTGGCGTCACCAGGCCGTATGCGGCTGGCCCCTTGATGACCGACGTCAGGATGCCCTGTTCATCTCGCATGAACATGTCGTCCGGATCGAGCACGGCCTCCTTGCCGTTGTAGAGCGTGTAGGTCTCGGCGCCGGTGGCGGCATCGGTCAAGATCGTTGGGCCAATCGCGTCTGCATCATGCATCGCGGTGAGCAAGCCGCTTTGCAGTTCCTCGGCGAACGCGGCTTCGACCAGCGCCGCCCGTCTCGGAATCGGCTTTCCCTTCAGAGCAACCGACTCGACCTGGTGCAGAACATGGTAGTTCTGCCCAAACTGCTTGTAGAAACGGTCGTATGCGTCGAATGGCGGCAACGCGCGGATTGCCGCACGGTCAAGGCTGCTGTACCGCTCGCGCAGCCCATGCTCGATCGATTCGATTCGTGTCTCGAGGGCAGCAGCGGTGGCCGGATTGGCCACGCCGGTCACCAGCATGCAGCCAGCAACCGCTCCAGGCCACCGGTTTCGCCATCGGTCGGATACCGCGAACGTTCGCACTATTTTCATCTGAGTTCCCATTTGAGCCAGCAAACTCCCAGATTTCGAGCAACGCGCGCACAGATGATTGCCATCGAGTCAACGATCTGCAATACTGCGCATGTAGGTTCGCTCGATAGTCGATTCCGTTGTCGTCCGTTTCCCGAGAACGCTGGCCAGCCCAACGTCCCCGCTCGAATTCGGCCACACGATCGTACTGCGATTTCACCGGGGTCGCCGCGGTACGCAATATCGATAGCGAGTGAAACAGATACGACCGCGGATGCCAAGCGCTGGGGGGCGTAACCGCATCTACTGGAGGCAAGGGAGCGATGCGGAGACTTGGGGTACAGAATCGCGTGGGCGTCGTGCTGTTGGCAGCGCTCATCGCGATCATGGGGGTATCGACGGGCTGGAGCGCGAGCTCGGTAAGCGCGCAGGATGAGGCGGTCGAAGCCGCGGCGATCACGCCGGGAACGGACGCCATGGTGCTCAACGGGCCGCTCAATCAACGAGCGACGCCAAGCACAAGCGGAACCATCGTGCAGGTGCTCTCCACGGGCACGCTCGTCCAGGTCATCAGCGGCCCCACCGCCGCCAATGGTTACAACTGGTGGTATGTCACTGCCAACAGCACCAACGGCTATGTCGCCGGTGAGTTCCTCGGCGAAGTGGGGTTCATCATTGGCGACGATGTGGTGGTCACGTCGAACAACGTGAACATCCGCAGTGGCCCGGGAACCACGTATTCGATCATCGATCAGTTGGACACCGGGGCATTGGCTGAGGTCATCGGAGGACCCCAGACTGCAAATGGCTACACCTGGTACCAGATCCAGTACGCCACATCGCTGACCGGCTGGATCGCGGGACTCTATCTCGATCTTTCCAGCACACCGCCGCCGTCTGGCGCATTTGGCGTGCAGTCCTGGATTCTGGTCAACGATCCTCCGGTGAACATGCGCTCGGGCGCTGGCACGAGTTTCCCGGTGGTCATGACCCTGAACATCTATCAGGCGGTCCGCGTGACTGGCGTTCCGACCACATCGGGCGGTTATACCTGGTACCCGGTGCGCACCGCCGGCGGCACGACCGGATACGTGGCCGGCTCCTTCTTCCAGGGCGGTCTCTATCTTGGCGACTACGCTGTCGTGTCGGACGGTCCGGCGAACATTCGCGCGACCGCCAGCAGCAGCGGCACCATCATCGGCAGCGCTCCGCAGGGCGCGACGGTCTTCATCGCCAACAACACGCCGGTCTACTCCGGTGGGCAGTCGTGGTTCCGGGTGACCTACAACGGCACCACCGGTTGGACAGCAGGGTCTCTGCTCTCGCCGGAGTAACCGCTCGCAGCGACAGTTCATGGCATGGAACGGGGCGACGGCAGATACCGTCGCCCCGTTCGCGTTCCGCAAGACTCAGTACCTACCCTGCACTGAAGTCGACCCACCCCCGCTTGATCGAAAGCAATAGCGCCTGCACCCGGTCATCGACATCCAGCTTCCGAAAGATCGACGTCATGTGATTCTTGACCGTCTGCTCGTTGACGAACAAAGCGTCCGCGATCTCTCTGTTCGAGAACCCCTGCGCGACACAATCGAGCACCTCGAGCTCACGTAACGTCAGCCCCGGCGGCGCCATCCCTCCCCGAATTCGTGGGTTCGGCCGCGCCGGGGGCGTCTCAGGCTCCCAGAAGAGCGGCTGCGACCGCGCCACCCGCCGCAACGCGCGCGCCAACTGATCGGCTGACAGACGGCTCGAGACCGCTCCGGCCGCGCCGCACGCCAGAGCGCGATCATAGACATCATGATCGACATCCTCCGAGAGGAGCACAGCTGACCTCCCGGGCGCGGCGCGGAGCAACGCGGCCACGATGGCATAGCCGCTCATGCCGGCCAGATCGACATCTACGAGCATCAGGCTCGGTTTGGTGCGTTCCGCCTCTTGCATGGCCCGGTAGCCACTCGACGCCTCCCCCACCACGAGAAAGCCACCGGCGGCTTCTACCGCCATCCGGAGACCAGATCGGAAGACTGGTTGTTGATTCACGAGCAGCACACGCCTGGCGAGCATTCGGCGATTTCGCTCCCACCATCGAACGATGACGCCGGGCACGCACCCCGGCGGCTGGTTCGATAGTAGTGAGCAGAAGCGTCCGCGAACATAGTGTGATCGGCATCTCCATGCGCGACGCTAGTACTATGTACGTACATGACCTGGACGTCCGCTTTATCGTTGGAGAACGTGCTTGATCGCTTTCGACCGCATTGGCTCAGGAAAACCGGTGCTCTTTCTTCACTCAGGACTCGCCAACCGTCAGATGTGGCAACCGCAACAAGCGGATTTTGGTAAGAGATACTCCTGCTACCTGATCGACCTTCCCGGGTACGGAGACTCAGGAACGCCGAGCGGTCCGTTTTCCTATCCGGAGGAGATTAGTCGCTTCATCGAGCAGGAGATCGGGGAACCCACCGCGCTGATCGGTTCGTCATTCGGGGGATCGCAGGCATTCTTCACGGCGCTGGTAGCCCCGGAATGGTGTGGTCCGCTGGTGCTCGTATCCGCGACAGTGGCACGTCCGGAGGTCACGTCGGCAGAACTCGAAGCCGTCTGGACCGATGCGGACGCG is part of the Thermomicrobiales bacterium genome and encodes:
- the purD gene encoding phosphoribosylamine--glycine ligase, producing MKILVVGGGSREHALCWKLAQSPLVSELLCTPGNPGTNDVARNLPFAADDVRDIVDAVQELEIDLVVVGPEAPLSLGLADEIGRIGIPCFGPTRAAAQIETSKRWAKTIMAAAGVPTGRSVAVSDLDTALSELTPFGLPVVIKADGLAAGKGVVVAQTREAAENALRSFLLDRSLGEAGACCLIEEYLAGTELSVFALCDGVTTRLFSNACDYKRVGDNDTGPNTGGMGAYSPAPFATSELLDEIMTTIIEPTTAAMRAAGAPMIGVIYAGLMVTADGPKVIEFNCRFGDPETQVMLPLLRNDLADLLYRAATGELHTVESIDRSNGAAVGVVLAAGGYPGAYETGQRIEGLEERVDRTVVFQAGTRQDAHGDIVTAGGRVLTVVGTGVDLAEARERAYDRVETISFEGMHFRSDIATREITANETPERRGAVRVTPE
- a CDS encoding SH3 domain-containing protein, with the translated sequence MRRLGVQNRVGVVLLAALIAIMGVSTGWSASSVSAQDEAVEAAAITPGTDAMVLNGPLNQRATPSTSGTIVQVLSTGTLVQVISGPTAANGYNWWYVTANSTNGYVAGEFLGEVGFIIGDDVVVTSNNVNIRSGPGTTYSIIDQLDTGALAEVIGGPQTANGYTWYQIQYATSLTGWIAGLYLDLSSTPPPSGAFGVQSWILVNDPPVNMRSGAGTSFPVVMTLNIYQAVRVTGVPTTSGGYTWYPVRTAGGTTGYVAGSFFQGGLYLGDYAVVSDGPANIRATASSSGTIIGSAPQGATVFIANNTPVYSGGQSWFRVTYNGTTGWTAGSLLSPE
- a CDS encoding response regulator transcription factor, which produces MNQQPVFRSGLRMAVEAAGGFLVVGEASSGYRAMQEAERTKPSLMLVDVDLAGMSGYAIVAALLRAAPGRSAVLLSEDVDHDVYDRALACGAAGAVSSRLSADQLARALRRVARSQPLFWEPETPPARPNPRIRGGMAPPGLTLRELEVLDCVAQGFSNREIADALFVNEQTVKNHMTSIFRKLDVDDRVQALLLSIKRGWVDFSAG